A genomic segment from Triticum dicoccoides isolate Atlit2015 ecotype Zavitan chromosome 1A, WEW_v2.0, whole genome shotgun sequence encodes:
- the LOC119287464 gene encoding uncharacterized protein LOC119287464 has protein sequence MLIRPPRMRLRLLMRLLIVPMMRGFWPMRRLFRRIMVLCLFTPSGLMMMLVLQLFSLLVFCLSLLLSFWVFLLSSRCGPIFVSAMSPLSSAIWRQLDSLRSAGCRTCPCCQAVQADLEFHRVYEFLSRLRKEFEPRRAQLFARGRISLMEALSEIRAEETRLRGAGLLEVPSVLATQASSMPPAAPTPSRSSAPPLLPTPSGGSGRRPHCGYCNNDGHIESQCYTKRKHLRKARSSSSGTSSSTSTASAIALTEQDILRLKRLLTASGSSSTGTAGSVTDASRTEQPPSTQSGPSHTHSGWGWPSPP, from the exons ATGCTaatcaggccgccaaggatgcggctAAGATTGCTGATGAGGTTGCTGATCGTGCCTATGATGAGAGGGTTTTGGCCTATGAGGAGGCTCTTCAGACGTATCATGGTGCTTTGTCTGTTTACACCCAGTGGcttgatgatgatgctcgtgctgcaGCTGTTCTCACTGCTAGTGTTCTGCCTCAGTTTGCTTCTGAGTTTCTGGGTCTTCCTACTGTCTTCCAGATGTGGACCTATCTTCGTCAGCGCTATGAGCCCTCTG agttctgctatctGGCGCCAGCTTGATTCTCTCCGCAGTGCTGGTTGTCGTACTTGCCCCTGTTGCCAGGCTGTCCAGGCTGATTTGGAGTTTCATCGCGTCTACGAGTTCCTGTCTCGGCTCCGTAAGGAGTTTGAGCCCCGgcgtgctcagttgtttgctcgtggcCGTATTTCTCTCATGGAGGCGCTTTCTGAGATTCGTGCCGAGGAGACTCGCTTACGTGGTGCTGGTTTGCTGGAGGTTCCTTCTGTGCTCGCTACTCAGGCTTCTTCCATGCCACCTGCTGCACCGACCCCTTCTCGCTCGAGTGCTCCGCCACTTTTGCCCACTCCTTCTGGAGGCTCAGGTCGCCGTCCACATTGCGGCTACTGCAACAATGATGGTCATATTGAGTCCCAGtgctacacgaagaggaaacacctGCGCAAGGCGCGATCATCATCTTCAGGGACTTCGTCATCTACCTCGACAGCTTCCGCCATTGCTTTGACCGAGCAGGATATTCTGAGACTTAAGCGTCTGCTCACGGCTTCAGGTTCTTCCTCGACGGGTACTGCTGGTTCTGTGACTGATGCTTCCCGCACTGAGCAACCgccctctacacagtcag GACCGTCGCACACACACTctggttggggctggccctcgccgccgtga